In Bos indicus isolate NIAB-ARS_2022 breed Sahiwal x Tharparkar chromosome 19, NIAB-ARS_B.indTharparkar_mat_pri_1.0, whole genome shotgun sequence, the following proteins share a genomic window:
- the ARRB2 gene encoding beta-arrestin-2 isoform X1, which produces MGEKPGTRVFKKSSPNCKLTVYLGKRDFVDHLDKVDPVDGVVLVDPDYLKDRKVFVTLTCAFRYGREDLDVLGLSFRKDLFIANYQAFPPTPNPPRPPTRLQERLLRKLGQHAHPFFFTIPQNLPCSVTLQPGPEDTGKACGVDFEIRAFCAKSLEEKSHKRNSVRLVIRKVQFAPEKPGPQPSAETTRHFLMSDRSLHLEASLDKELYYHGEPLNVNVHVTNNSTKTVKKIKVSVRQYADICLFSTAQYKCPVAQVEQDDQVSPSSTFCKVYTITPLLSNNREKRGLALDGKLKHEDTNLASSTIVKEGANKEVLGILVSYRVKVKLVVSRGGDVSVELPFVLMHPKPHDHIALPRPQSAPTHPPTLLPSAVPETDAPVDTNLIEFETNYATDDDIVFEDFARLRLKGLKDEDYDDQFC; this is translated from the exons ATGGGGGAGAAACCCGGGACCAG gGTCTTCAAGAAATCGAGTCCTAACTGCAAG CTCACCGTGTACCTGGGCAAGCGGGACTTTGTGGACCACCTGGACAAAGTGGATCCTGTAG ATGGTGTGGTGCTAGTGGACCCGGACTACTTGAAGGACCGCAAAG TGTTTGTGACCCTCACCTGCGCCTTTCGCTATGGCCGCGAAGACCTGGACGTGCTGGGCTTGTCCTTCCGCAAAGACCTGTTCATCGCCAACTACCAGGCCTTCCCCCCAACACCCAACCCACCCCGGCCCCCCACCCGCCTGCAGGAGCGGCTGCTGAGGAAGCTGGGCCAGCATGCCCACCCCTTTTTTTTCACA ATACCCCAGAACCTGCCCTGCTCCGTCACCCTGCAGCCAGGCCCAGAGGATACGGGGAAG GCCTGCGGGGTAGACTTTGAGATTCGAGCCTTCTGCGCCAAATCACTAGAAGAGAAAAGCCACAAACG gaacTCTGTGCGTCTGGTGATCCGAAAGGTGCAGTTTGCCCCAGAGAAACCCGGCCCCCAGCCTTCAGCTGAAACCACACGCCACTTCCTCATGTCTGACCGGTCCCTGCACCTTGAGGCTTCACTGGACAAGGAG CTGTACTACCATGGGGAGCCCCTCAATGTCAATGTCCACGTCACCAATAACTCCACCAAGACTGTCAAGAAGATCAAAGTCTCTG TGAGACAGTACGCCGACATCTGCCTCTTCAGCACCGCCCAGTACAAGTGCCCCGTGGCTCAGGTCGAACAAGA TGACCAGGTGTCGCCCAGTTCCACGTTCTGTAAGGTGTACACCATAACCCCGCTGCTCAGCAACAACCGGGAGAAGCGCGGCCTCGCTCTGGATGGGAAGCTCAAGCACGAGGACACCAACCTGGCGTCCAGCACCAT TGTGAAGGAGGGTGCCAACAAGGAGGTGCTGGGGATCCTGGTGTCCTACAGGGTCAAGGTGAAGCTGGTGGTGTCTCGAGGCGG ggaCGTCTCAGTGGAGCTGCCATTTGTTCTCATGCACCCCAAGCCCCATGATCACATCGCCCTTCCCAGGCCCCAGTCAG cacccacccacccccccactcTCCTCCCCTCAGCTGTTCCTGAAACAGATGCCCCCGTGGACACCAACCTCATTGAATTCGAAACCAA CTATGCCACAGACGACGACATCGTGTTTGAGGACTTTGCCCGGCTGCGGCTCAAGGGGCTGAAGGACGAGGACTATGACGACCAGTTCTGCTAG
- the ARRB2 gene encoding beta-arrestin-2 isoform X2 encodes MGEKPGTRVFKKSSPNCKLTVYLGKRDFVDHLDKVDPVDGVVLVDPDYLKDRKVFVTLTCAFRYGREDLDVLGLSFRKDLFIANYQAFPPTPNPPRPPTRLQERLLRKLGQHAHPFFFTIPQNLPCSVTLQPGPEDTGKACGVDFEIRAFCAKSLEEKSHKRNSVRLVIRKVQFAPEKPGPQPSAETTRHFLMSDRSLHLEASLDKELYYHGEPLNVNVHVTNNSTKTVKKIKVSVRQYADICLFSTAQYKCPVAQVEQDDQVSPSSTFCKVYTITPLLSNNREKRGLALDGKLKHEDTNLASSTIVKEGANKEVLGILVSYRVKVKLVVSRGGDVSVELPFVLMHPKPHDHIALPRPQSAVPETDAPVDTNLIEFETNYATDDDIVFEDFARLRLKGLKDEDYDDQFC; translated from the exons ATGGGGGAGAAACCCGGGACCAG gGTCTTCAAGAAATCGAGTCCTAACTGCAAG CTCACCGTGTACCTGGGCAAGCGGGACTTTGTGGACCACCTGGACAAAGTGGATCCTGTAG ATGGTGTGGTGCTAGTGGACCCGGACTACTTGAAGGACCGCAAAG TGTTTGTGACCCTCACCTGCGCCTTTCGCTATGGCCGCGAAGACCTGGACGTGCTGGGCTTGTCCTTCCGCAAAGACCTGTTCATCGCCAACTACCAGGCCTTCCCCCCAACACCCAACCCACCCCGGCCCCCCACCCGCCTGCAGGAGCGGCTGCTGAGGAAGCTGGGCCAGCATGCCCACCCCTTTTTTTTCACA ATACCCCAGAACCTGCCCTGCTCCGTCACCCTGCAGCCAGGCCCAGAGGATACGGGGAAG GCCTGCGGGGTAGACTTTGAGATTCGAGCCTTCTGCGCCAAATCACTAGAAGAGAAAAGCCACAAACG gaacTCTGTGCGTCTGGTGATCCGAAAGGTGCAGTTTGCCCCAGAGAAACCCGGCCCCCAGCCTTCAGCTGAAACCACACGCCACTTCCTCATGTCTGACCGGTCCCTGCACCTTGAGGCTTCACTGGACAAGGAG CTGTACTACCATGGGGAGCCCCTCAATGTCAATGTCCACGTCACCAATAACTCCACCAAGACTGTCAAGAAGATCAAAGTCTCTG TGAGACAGTACGCCGACATCTGCCTCTTCAGCACCGCCCAGTACAAGTGCCCCGTGGCTCAGGTCGAACAAGA TGACCAGGTGTCGCCCAGTTCCACGTTCTGTAAGGTGTACACCATAACCCCGCTGCTCAGCAACAACCGGGAGAAGCGCGGCCTCGCTCTGGATGGGAAGCTCAAGCACGAGGACACCAACCTGGCGTCCAGCACCAT TGTGAAGGAGGGTGCCAACAAGGAGGTGCTGGGGATCCTGGTGTCCTACAGGGTCAAGGTGAAGCTGGTGGTGTCTCGAGGCGG ggaCGTCTCAGTGGAGCTGCCATTTGTTCTCATGCACCCCAAGCCCCATGATCACATCGCCCTTCCCAGGCCCCAGTCAG CTGTTCCTGAAACAGATGCCCCCGTGGACACCAACCTCATTGAATTCGAAACCAA CTATGCCACAGACGACGACATCGTGTTTGAGGACTTTGCCCGGCTGCGGCTCAAGGGGCTGAAGGACGAGGACTATGACGACCAGTTCTGCTAG